A genomic window from Quercus lobata isolate SW786 chromosome 10, ValleyOak3.0 Primary Assembly, whole genome shotgun sequence includes:
- the LOC115964567 gene encoding uncharacterized protein LOC115964567 — protein sequence MSEVRSSNLETGLSSSDDPVEGDTAVSSQRVVRAFHALEEICGLDAETVNRFKDRFQFPSRVRVRLPREEDRACHFSPGEVCFYESSFTCGLRFPVHPFLMELLDHFGIAPGQLMPNSWRIVINCMQIWLASNGDMIRLAELTYLYRLKESKEWGYYELVPWERKTRIVKGLPSSFRYWKSRFFFVSGDDFETQSSSDWGDIPRLLRRWGTPTLAKRRPGLKSRYKERIETAIGYAETIESWDELVDPRSLAFYNLGPDPSPFVLRQLGIEGKKKMTTKFNKDMYAKMRSKKDEPLSNLGKKIVRVTGQGSTPTPLSTLPLVALETTRTSSPTASIEEIVTPGSKRQRVAGKGKEKKKADVSSSTIWDDERLALDKAHEVITPADLKALSDMSLNDVASRHVHKLVQVLGESLHITAEYITQEAKVASLTTRMEALEKENSDLKKNLITSMDEATSLKQKVKVLDDDLRVERQLTQEKDEQLLSAREKLATVAARSVEAFQTTDEYNTVLFSWYFKGFELLRRYLVKHPSGVNMESLDLEEVDKEMALDEAAQSSAPDGDAPGPATDAPATVDASADA from the exons ATGTCTGAGGTTAGATCTAGCAATCTCGAGACTGGGTTGTCTTCTAGTGACGACCCGGTTGAAGGAGATACAGCCGTCTCTAGCCAACGGGTGGTTAGGGCTTTTCATGCCCTTGAGGAGATTTGTGGCCTTGACGCTGAGACCGTGAATAGATTCAAGGATCGGTTTCAGTTCCCCTCTAGGGTTCGTGTCCGTCTACCCAGGGAAGAAGATAGGGCCTGCCACTTTTCCCCAGGTGAAGTGTGTTTTTATGAGTCATCTTTCACCTGCGGGCTTAGATTCCCCGTCCATCCGTTCCTGATGGAACTTCTAGATCATTTCGGTATTGCCCCCGGGCAGCTCATGCCTAATTCGTGGAGGATCGTGATCAACTGTATGCAAATATGGTTGGCCTCCAACGGGGATATGATCCGGCTGGCTGAGCTCACCTACTTGTACCGCTTGAAAGAATCCAAAGAGTGGGGGTATTATGAGTTAGTCCCCTGGGAGAGAAAGACTAGGATCGTCAAGGGCTTGCCCTCGTCCTTCAGGTATTGGAAATCGcgctttttctttgtgtctgggGACGACTTCGAGACTCAATCCAGCAGtgattggggtgatatcccaaggttgctccgtcggtggggaaccccgacCTTAG CTAAGAGACGGCCTGGATTGAAGAGCAGATACAAGGAACGCATAGAGACTGCGATCGGGTACGCGGAGACGATTGAGAGCTGGGACGAGCTGGTCGACCCCCGGTCTCTTGCATTTTACAATCTCGGTCCTGACCCTTCTCCTTTTGTTCTTCGTCAGCTTGgtattgaaggaaaaaaga AGATGACGACCAAGTTTAACAAGGACATGTACGCGAAGATGAGGTCGAAGAAGGACGAGCCCTTGTCCAATCTAGGGAAGAAGATCGTGCGTGTGACCGGGCAGGGCTCTACTCCTACTCCCCTGAGCACCCTTCCTCTCGTAGCCCTTGAGACGACGAGAACTTCCTCTCCAACTGCATCAATAGAGGAGATCGTCACTCCCGGCTCAAAAAGGCAGCGTGTAGCTGgtaaagggaaggagaagaagaaagctgATGTTTCCTCGTCAACAATATGGGATGATGAGAGGTTAGCTTTGGACAAGGCTCATGAGGTCATCACTCCAGCGGACCTAAAGGCTCTCTCAGACATGTCTTTAAATGACGTTGCCTCCCGCCATGTTCATAAGCTCGTCCAG GTGTTGGGAGAGAGCCTCCACATTACTGCTGAGTATATCACTCAAGAGGCCAAGGTGGCGTCTCTGACGACCCGAATGGAGGCCCTGGAGAAAGAGAACTCCGACCTGAAGAAGAACCTGATTACCTCCATGGACGAGGCGACCTCTTTGAAGCAGAAGGTCAAAGTGTTAGATGACGACCTCAGGGTTGAACGCCAGTTGACCCAAGAAAAGGATGAGCAGCTtctttcagccagggagaagcTTGCAACTGTTGCCGCCAGGTCGGTGGAGGCTTTCCAGACCACTGACGAGTACAATACTGTACTCTTCAGTTGGTATTTCAAAGGCTTTGAGCTGCTCAGGAGGTACCTCGTCAAGCACCCTTCTGGGGTCAACATGGAGAGTTTGGATTTGGAGGAGGTAGATAAGGAGATGGCTTTGGACGAGGCTGCTCAGTCCTCTGCCCCAGATGGTGATGCTCCAGGTCCTGCCACCGATGCCCCTGCCACCGTGGACGCTTCTGCTGATGCCTGA